TCGCGGCCGAGCTCCGCGGCGGCCGCCAGATCGGCCAGCGGATTGGCGATGGTCGAGGCGAGCACAAGGCTCAGCCCCACCGAAACCAGTGTTGCGATGATGAACATCTGGAGGACGCGCTCGCGCTCCCCGCGCACCAGCCTGTCGATCTCGCCGCTGGCAGAGGCGATGGCAACGGCGCCGACAGCGGTACCGCCCTGTTCGATAGGGGTCGCGATGGCAAGCAGCGTCGCGCCCTCTTCATCCTGCTCTTCCTTGATCTGCGGACCGTTGGTCAGGCTCTCGGCGACGACCGGCTTCAGCCGCTCCTCGATGGTCAGGGCCGCGCCGCTGCCCCAGGAGAACGGCGCCGAAACCGCGTTCCACAACCACGACAGACCATCGGTCAGCACCGTCTTGCTTTCGACCTGGTTCTGGCCCGTTGTAGACAGCGTGTCCCGCGCGCCCTCGAACCGCGAAATCAGGGTGCCGCCGGTGTCGTAGACGAAAACCTGAATGCCGCTGCGCAGGTCCAGACCCGCCAGCGTTTCCTCGACATTCACGTCCTGTCCCGACGCGATGTCGGACACGCCCCCGCGCGGAAGCTGCGCCTCGATCACATCCGCGATCAACTCCGCCTCCGACACCAGCGAGGCGGCGCGCTGCACGGCCAGACTGTCACGCGACGAGTTCAGATAAAGGATACCGGCGACAAGAACGTTCAGCGCGATCAGATTGAACGTGATGATCTTCCGCGTCAGCGGCGACGCCCGCAACGAAAAAAGGCCCCGCCGTTCGCGGCGCACCCTTATTTCGTTGGGCGCCGCGCTGTCCGGTGCGACCCAATCGTCCCCCAGAACAACATCGGCATCCCGTTTTGACGGGCCCGTATCGCGCACGAAGTTCCTTTCGGCCAGTGCCATCTTAATGGATCACTCTTCGTTGTATCTGTAACCGATACCGTAAAGCGTTTCGATTGCGGAGAATTCTTCATCCGCGGACCGCATCTTCTTGCGCAGCCGCTTGATGTGGCTGTCGATGGTCCGGTCGTCCACGTAAACCTGATCGTCGTAGGCCACGTCCATCAGCTGGTCGCGCGACTTTACGAAACCGGGCCGCTGGGCCAGTGCCTGAAGCAGCAGGAACTCCGTGACGGTCAGCGACACGTCCTTGCCCTTCCAAGAGACCGCGTGACGCAGCGGGTCCATCCGCAGATCGCCGCGCTCCATCACCTTGGTCTCTTCGGTGTCGCCCACCTCGTCGGTGGCGACAGCATCCTGACGGCGCAGCAATGCCCGGATACGCTCGACCAGCAGACGCTGCGAGAACGGCTTCTTCACATAGTCGTCGGCCCCCATCCGCAGACCGAGAACCTCGTCGATCTCGTCATCCTTGGAGGTCAGGAAGATCACCGGCATCGCCGTTTTCTGGCGCAGGCGCTGCAACAGATCCATGCCGTCCATGCGCGGCATCTTGATGTCGAGAACGGCCATGTCCGGCAAACGCTTGTTGAATGCGTCCAATGCAGCCTGACCGTCGTTATAAGTTTCCACTTCGAAACCTTCGGCTTCGAGAGTCATCGAGACAGACGTCAGGATATTCCTGTCGTCGTCCACCAATGCAATTTTTGACACTGCCTGTTTCCTTGTACTGCTCAATGGATTGTTATTTTTTCCGCCATTGATGCCTCCTTTCGCGGTCGAATCAATTGAAAAATGCGAATCAGCGCATGCAACAGCCACATTTCAGACATAAAATCTTTCGGAATGGCTAAATTGCCGCACATCCTGAGGAAATGCCCAAAAACGCCGGCCGCCCCGCAGATTGGCCTCAGGCTTGCCTGCATCGCTTGGTGGAGCGTATCGCAAATCATCGCTTTGGTGGCGCTAACTGTTCAAACCCGTCTGTTCATTGCGCAAAACCTCATGTTAAGAGGCCGCATCGTGAACCCGCCGCAGGCCGGAAACTCCTGCGGCAATTGCTTCATTTCCGCTCGCGTCATCAGCGCAGGTTCTACAGGAGACACCGGATGCAAACAGGACGGGTCAACCCGAAATTCAGCCTCGAAGATCAAGGGATCAGTGGGCTGGGCGATGTCTACTACAACCTGATCGAACCCGCCTTGATCGAAGCCGCGCTCAAGCGCGACGAAGGCACACTGGGCAAGGGCGGCGCGTTCCTCGTCACCACCGGCAAGTTCACGGGCCGCTCGCCCAAGGACAAGCATGTCGTGCGCACACCGAATGTCGAAGACACGATCTGGTGGGAAAACAACGCCGAGATGTCGCCCGAAGGGTTCGACGCGCTGCACAAGGACATGCTCGCCCACATGCAGGGGCGCGAGTATTTCGTGCAGGATCTTGTGGGCGGGGCCGACCCCAAGCACGCGATCAACGTCCGTTTCGTCACCGAACTGGCATGGCACGGCCTGTTCATCCGCCACATGATGCGTCGCCCCGAACGCGACCAGCTGGATGATTTCATCGCCGATTTCACCGTCATCAACTGCCCCAGCTTCCAGGCCGACCCGGCCAAGCACGACTGCCGCTCCGAAACCGTCATCGCGATGAACTTCGACCGCAAGATGATCCTGATCGGCGGCACGGAATACGCGGGCGAGAACAAGAAATCGATCTTCACCCTGCTCAACTACATGCTGCCCGAAAAGGGCATCATGCCGATGCACTGCTCGGCCAACCACGCCACCGGCAACCCCGTCGATACCGCGATCTTCTTCGGCCTGTCGGGCACCGGTAAAACCACGCTCAGCGCCGATCCCGCGCGCACATTGATCGGCGACGACGAACACGGCTGGTCGAATACCGGCACCTTCAACTTCGAGGGCGGCTGCTACGCCAAGACGATCAACCTCAGCGAAGAGGCCGAGCCGGAAATCTACGCCACCACCGAGAAATTCGGCACCGTGATCGAGAACATGGTCTTCGACGAAGAGACCAAGGAACTCGATTTCGACGACGACTCGCTGACGGCCAACATGCGCTGCGCCTACCCGCTGCACTACATTTCGAACGCCAGCTCCAAGGCGACCGGCGGTCACCCCAAGAACATCATCATGCTGACCTGCGATGCCTTCGGCACCCTGCCCCCCATCGCCAAGCTGACACCGGCACAGGCGATGTACCACTTCCTCTCGGGCTTTACGTCCAAGGTGGCGGGCACAGAGCGCGGCGTCACCGAACCCGAGCCGACATTCTCCACCTGTTTCGGGGCCCCCTTCATGCCCCGCCGCCCCGAGGTCTACGGCAACCTGCTGCGCGAAAAGATCGCCCAGCACGGCGCGACCTGCTGGCTGGTCAACACCGGCTGGACGGGCGGCGCCTACGGCACCGGCAGCCGGATGCCGATCAAGGCGACCCGCGCACTGCTGACTGCCGCGCTGGACGGGTCCCTGCTGAAAGGCAAGTTCCGCACCGACGAGAATTTCGGCTTTGACGTTCCCGTCTCCGTGCCGGGCGTGGCAGACATCCTGCTCGATCCGCGCCGCACATGGGACAACCCCGAAGCCTACGACCGTCAGGTCCAGAAACTGGTCGCGATGTTCGCCGAGAACTTCGAACAGTATCTGCCGCATATCGACGACGAAGTTCGCGCCGCCGCCATCGGCTAGGCCCGACCCCCGCACAAAGGAAAAGGCCGTTGATCCGCTCAACGGCCTTTTTCTTTTGTTCGCCTGGGTTTAGCGGGTCAGGCAGCCATCGCGAACAATTCGCGCAGCGGAAGCTCCAGAAGGAAACTCAGGTCTTCGCGGTGCATGTAGGCCATGAAGGTTTCCATCGGAATCTCGTTGTCCCGCTCGAACCAGCGCAGCGCGCAGGGATCGGTATGCATCCAGCCCGCACGCTCGACCAGCCCCTTGAAGGCAACCGGCTTGAGGATGAAGGCGATGATGTGGTCCGGATCCCAATGCTGGATCGCCTCCCAGAAGCCATAGCGCCCCAGAACGCAGGAAACGCCCTGCCCGCGGAACTGCTTGTCCGCGCCGCCGATCCAGAATTCGCCGTGGTAGGCCACCTGCCCCGTCATGCGCCGCGCCCCCGGTCCTGCGCGATACCGCGACCGTGGCAAATCCAGATCGACATCAGAGGGCGGGAAGGCGCGGAAATTGGCGGCAAGATAATCCGCCACGGTCATCTCGGCCAGCGACAGCATCCGCAGCGCCTGTGTGTGGATAATATCACCTTCGCGGTTGCGACCGATGATCCAGAAGGCGTTACCGGGCCTGATATCCTGCAAAAGCGGGTCGAACGGCGCCCCCAGCGTGTGATCCGGACGTGCCTTGGCCAGATGCTTTCTGTACATTTCGAAGTCGTATCCAACCTCAAGGCCAATGCCGTATTCATTCAGAATATCAGCACTGCTTGCGATGAAGCGATCACCCGGAGGCATGGTAACAAGAGACATATGAGTCGGCCTTTCCTTTTACAGTTAAGGAAAGTCTACCAAAAAAATTCCGTATTGGATGCTTTATTGCAACTTACGATAGGAAATCGATGGCCGCGCTGAGCGGCATGTCGTCCAAAACCGCCGGATCGACACCCGTAATCCGTAGGTCGCAGGGCCGGTCGACGATGGAAATCAGCGCGGGGCTGCCGTCGGGAAGGCGCCCGCCCATCAGAAGCCTTTCGAACACCAGCATGTCGCGCGGACCGCCATCGCTGCGCGGCACATACAACAGCACCTGATCCAGCCGCAGACCCCGCCGCGACTGGATGTCGGCAAAGGGGATGTTGATCAGGTTGGCGAAACGGTCCCCGCCCGGAAACTGGTCAAGCGGCCGGCCCACGCTGCTGCGGGCCTGCGCCCAACCGAACCAGTTGGCGTAAAATGATTTCTCGCCGATTTCCGTACAGATCCAGCTGTCCAGCGAATCGCGGTAGACGATCATGTAGGGGCGGATGCGCTGCATCGCCGGATGCTCCAGCTGCCCCTGGGCTGTGGCCCAGTCGCACACCGCGGCACGCATCAGATCGGACCGGCCCTCCCAGACCCCGCTCAGCGGCTGCTCTTGCTGGTGATAGCCCCAGCCGTCCTGTTCATCGTGGCTGAACCGGTTCATGCCACCGATGAAATCGTAGTTGCCGTTGTACCAGGCTTCACCCTTGTCGAGGATCAATTGCGCGGGCGTCGTGGCGCGCTCACCCAGTTCAGTCAGGGCGTAGCGGCGGTGCTCCACCTCGAACAGCTTGCCGCCAATTGCCTCTTCTAGTTGCGAAATATGGCGCCGGACGGTCTGGCGGGTACTTCCCAGCTCTTCTACGGCCTGCGACAGATTCAACGTGCGGGCGAGTACGGTGAAAGACCGCAACATTTCGTGCAAAAGCGCCGGTGACCCGCGCGACACGCGGCAGTCCGATTTTATGTCCATTTGTTTATTCACAGATCAATTGTTAAATTTATCACCCATTAATGCAACATATATCATCCATCACGTTACCATAAATGTCAGGAAATTGAATAAATCTATCCAATTGATCCAATAAGCTAATTTGCCGAGAACTATGGCATCACAACCAGAGGTTAAAACAGATGGCCCATCCCGTAGATGTTCATGTCGGTCAGAAACTGAAGCAAATTCGGACCTTGCGTCGAATGTCTCAGACAGATGTTGCCAACCGGCTAAGCCTGTCTTTTCAGCAGATCCAGAAGTACGAAATCGGCTCTAACCGCATCGCTGCAAGCCGTCTTTTCGAACTTGCGCAGATCTTCGACGTATCGCCAGCCTATTTCTTCGAAGGCCTTTATGACACGAGCGAAGAGAAATCGGCAAAAGACGACAACTGCATGGAAATCGTCAATGCCATTGCCGCGATCAAGGACGACACCGTCAAAACGCGAATCGTTACCTTTATCGAGGATGTGTCGGGCATGACGGTTGCTCGTCACGGGTGATCAACCCCAGATTGCTCGACGCAACAGGTTAAGACCAGCAATGGTCAGAACCAGCAAGGTCAGGCGGCGAAACACCGTCTGATCGATTCGGTCCATGATACGCCCGCCGACCCACATCCCGATCCCGGCGGGCACGACCAACGCGGCCGAAAACCACAAGGTCTCCATCCGCAGCACGCCGGACACGGCGTGCGCAATCACCAAGGCCACCGCGCCAAGGCCGTAAATCACCCCCTGCACACGCATCTGGTCGTGCTTGGCGGTATCGAGCGCGGTCAGATACAGGACCGTCGGCGGCCCCCATATGCCGGAAACGCCGCCCAAGGCCCCGGCAACACCGCCGACAGCCGCTTCGAGCGGCCTCGACCTGCGCGCCAGTTTCGGCCGCCAGCCCACCAGTTGCAGCAGCGCGAAGAACGTCACCGGACCGCCGATCACCAACAGCATCACCTGCGCCGGCAAAATCCGCACGAACTGTGCGCTCACCAGCAGCGCCAACCCGCCCGCGATCAGGAATGTCCGGAACCGCAAGGTCGATTCGATTGCCGCACGCGGCCCCTGCCGCAGCGCCTGCTGCCCGTTGCTGACCAGCGTCGGCAGAATCAGCCCCGCCAGCGCCAGATCGGGGGCCATGATCATCGTCAGCCCCGACACGAACACCAGAGGCATCGCGAATCCGACGACACCTTTGACAAACCCCGCGACCAGCGCGACCATAAGCGCAAAGATGAGGTCCGCCGTGGAAATAAGGGGTGAAATCGCATCCATGACCCTACATATCATGCAGGATGACAGCCGCACCTCTAATCGCGGGCGAAATTTTCGTCCAAATTGACGCAGCCAAACGTATGTTTGTTGCGCTGCACCTGCAAAGTGGCTATGCCCTGCGGCAACCGGAAAAGGATATGATGAATGGCACATGACGGACAGCTGACAGTCGAAGAACCCATCCTGCTCGACGATCTTCTTTCCCTGGCGGGTGCGGCTGTGGCCCCCGTGGAAACCCTTCTCGAAAAGGCCCGCCAAAGCGTCAAGCGCATGGTGACCGAAGACGGCCGCGTGTCCAACGCGCTGGTAGAGGCCAATCAGACCGCCGCCCACGGGCTTGCGTGGCTGGCCACATACGCGCAATCCCTGCGCCAGATGCAGGCCTGGGCCGAGGCGCTTCAGGCCGACGGCAAGTTCGGCGAAACAGAGGCCCTGATCCACCAGATCGCATTCGGTGAATACCTCTGGCAGATCTACGGCGGCATCCAGATGAATCAGGGCGAAATCGTGCGCCTGCAGGATCTCGGCCTCGGTCAGGAAGACCAGCGCGACCTGATGGACCCCGCGATCATGGCGCTGACCCAGCGCGGCAACACGCAGGCGGCGCGCACGCGCCTTGTCGAGCTGATGCAGGAACAATCAGCCAATGCCACAGTCGGCGCCTCCGGCCTCGACGAGGAGCTCGAGATGATCCGCGACCAGTTCCGCCGCTACGCCGCGGAAAAGGTCGAACCCTTTGCCCACGAATGGCACCTCAAGGACGAACTGATCCCGATGGAAGTCATCGAGGAGCTCGCCGAGATGGGCGTCTTCGGCCTGACGATCCCTGAGGAATACGGCGGCTTCGGTCTTTCCAAGGCGTCGATGTGCGTCGTCTCCGAAGAACTCTCGCGCGGCTATATCGGTGTCGGCTCGCTCGGCACACGCTCGGAAATCGCCGCCGAACTGATCATCGCCGGCGGCACCGAAGAGCAAAAGCAGAAGTGGCTGCCAAGAATCGCATCCGCCGAAACCCTGCCCACAGCGGTCTTTACAGAACCCAACACCGGCTCCGATCTCGGCTCCCTGCGCACCCGCGCGGTGAAAGAGGGCGAGACCTACAAGATCACCGGCAACAAGACGTGGATCACCCACGCCAGCCGCACCCATGTGATGACGCTGCTGGCGCGGACCGACCCGTCGACGGACAATTACAAGGGTCTGTCCATGTTCCTTGCCGAAAAGACACCGGGCACCGACGAAGATCCTTTCCCGACCCCCGGCATGACCGGCGGCGAGATCGAGGTGCTGGGCTACCGCGGCATGAAGGAATACGAACTCGGCTTTGACGGCTTCGAGGTTAAGGCAGAGAACCTGCTTGGCGGCGAGGAAGGCAAGGGCTTCAAACAGCTGATGGAAACCTTCGAATCCGCACGCATCCAGACAGCCGCCCGTGCGGTCGGTGTGGCGCAATCCGCACTCGATATCTCGATGCAATACGCGCAGGATCGCAAGCAATTCGGCAAGGCGCTAATCAACTTCCCGCGCGTCAGCTCGAAACTGGCGATGATGGCCGTCGAAATCATGGTCGCCCGCCAGCTGACCTATTTCTCGGCCTTCGAAAAGGATCAGGGCCGCCGCTGCGACGTCGAGGCCGGCATGGCCAAGCTTCTGGGCGCGCGCGTGGCATGGGCCGCAGCGGACAACGGCCTGCAGATCCACGGCGGCAACGGTTTCGCGCTGGAATACAAGATCAGCCGCGTGCTCTGCGATGCCCGCATCCTGAACATCTTCGAAGGTGCCGCCGAGATTCAGGCGCAGGTGATCGCCCGCCGTATCATGGGCTGAACCTGACGGCTTCCCCGAAGCGCGTTTACCGCGCTTCGGGATTTTTTTCACGATCCGCCCCCTGACGGATTTGTCATCCGCCCCGCTTCAGAATCGGGCAGATCCCTTTCGCGCCGTTCCAATTCGGCCAAAGACCGCCGATCCCCCGTGCCGCCTGCTTGCCGGAGGCGCCCCACGGGCGTAGTTCTGCGCGCATGCCAACCCAACGCCTCTCGCCCGAAAAATGGATCACCGCCGGCTTCCTTGCGCTGGCGCAGAAAGGGCCGTCCGCCCTCGCTGCCGAACCGCTCGCGCGGCAACTCGGCACGACCAAAGGGTCGTTCTACTGGCATTTC
Above is a genomic segment from Sulfitobacter sp. HNIBRBA3233 containing:
- a CDS encoding sensor histidine kinase yields the protein MALAERNFVRDTGPSKRDADVVLGDDWVAPDSAAPNEIRVRRERRGLFSLRASPLTRKIITFNLIALNVLVAGILYLNSSRDSLAVQRAASLVSEAELIADVIEAQLPRGGVSDIASGQDVNVEETLAGLDLRSGIQVFVYDTGGTLISRFEGARDTLSTTGQNQVESKTVLTDGLSWLWNAVSAPFSWGSGAALTIEERLKPVVAESLTNGPQIKEEQDEEGATLLAIATPIEQGGTAVGAVAIASASGEIDRLVRGERERVLQMFIIATLVSVGLSLVLASTIANPLADLAAAAELGRDKNARKMNPGRIRIPDLTGRPDEIGRLSGALRGMISALYNRIDGNEQFAADVAHEIKNPLASLRSAVGTLRMVKREDQREKLLDVIDHDVRRLDRLVSDISNASRLDSELVKEEEEPFDLLNMLGNLGQYLGEDAKSKGIDFIVDLPKNPITVHGLEARLAQVFVNLITNAISFCEDGDAIRIWARKRDNRVLVVVEDTGPGIPDQALSKIFKRFYSERPEQHFGNNSGLGLAISKQIVEAHGGVIWAENIRPTEADITSDPLGARFVVGLPI
- a CDS encoding response regulator transcription factor, whose protein sequence is MSKIALVDDDRNILTSVSMTLEAEGFEVETYNDGQAALDAFNKRLPDMAVLDIKMPRMDGMDLLQRLRQKTAMPVIFLTSKDDEIDEVLGLRMGADDYVKKPFSQRLLVERIRALLRRQDAVATDEVGDTEETKVMERGDLRMDPLRHAVSWKGKDVSLTVTEFLLLQALAQRPGFVKSRDQLMDVAYDDQVYVDDRTIDSHIKRLRKKMRSADEEFSAIETLYGIGYRYNEE
- a CDS encoding phosphoenolpyruvate carboxykinase; this translates as MQTGRVNPKFSLEDQGISGLGDVYYNLIEPALIEAALKRDEGTLGKGGAFLVTTGKFTGRSPKDKHVVRTPNVEDTIWWENNAEMSPEGFDALHKDMLAHMQGREYFVQDLVGGADPKHAINVRFVTELAWHGLFIRHMMRRPERDQLDDFIADFTVINCPSFQADPAKHDCRSETVIAMNFDRKMILIGGTEYAGENKKSIFTLLNYMLPEKGIMPMHCSANHATGNPVDTAIFFGLSGTGKTTLSADPARTLIGDDEHGWSNTGTFNFEGGCYAKTINLSEEAEPEIYATTEKFGTVIENMVFDEETKELDFDDDSLTANMRCAYPLHYISNASSKATGGHPKNIIMLTCDAFGTLPPIAKLTPAQAMYHFLSGFTSKVAGTERGVTEPEPTFSTCFGAPFMPRRPEVYGNLLREKIAQHGATCWLVNTGWTGGAYGTGSRMPIKATRALLTAALDGSLLKGKFRTDENFGFDVPVSVPGVADILLDPRRTWDNPEAYDRQVQKLVAMFAENFEQYLPHIDDEVRAAAIG
- a CDS encoding helix-turn-helix domain-containing protein, which encodes MNKQMDIKSDCRVSRGSPALLHEMLRSFTVLARTLNLSQAVEELGSTRQTVRRHISQLEEAIGGKLFEVEHRRYALTELGERATTPAQLILDKGEAWYNGNYDFIGGMNRFSHDEQDGWGYHQQEQPLSGVWEGRSDLMRAAVCDWATAQGQLEHPAMQRIRPYMIVYRDSLDSWICTEIGEKSFYANWFGWAQARSSVGRPLDQFPGGDRFANLINIPFADIQSRRGLRLDQVLLYVPRSDGGPRDMLVFERLLMGGRLPDGSPALISIVDRPCDLRITGVDPAVLDDMPLSAAIDFLS
- a CDS encoding helix-turn-helix domain-containing protein; the protein is MAHPVDVHVGQKLKQIRTLRRMSQTDVANRLSLSFQQIQKYEIGSNRIAASRLFELAQIFDVSPAYFFEGLYDTSEEKSAKDDNCMEIVNAIAAIKDDTVKTRIVTFIEDVSGMTVARHG
- a CDS encoding sulfite exporter TauE/SafE family protein, whose amino-acid sequence is MDAISPLISTADLIFALMVALVAGFVKGVVGFAMPLVFVSGLTMIMAPDLALAGLILPTLVSNGQQALRQGPRAAIESTLRFRTFLIAGGLALLVSAQFVRILPAQVMLLVIGGPVTFFALLQLVGWRPKLARRSRPLEAAVGGVAGALGGVSGIWGPPTVLYLTALDTAKHDQMRVQGVIYGLGAVALVIAHAVSGVLRMETLWFSAALVVPAGIGMWVGGRIMDRIDQTVFRRLTLLVLTIAGLNLLRRAIWG
- a CDS encoding acyl-CoA dehydrogenase family protein, giving the protein MAHDGQLTVEEPILLDDLLSLAGAAVAPVETLLEKARQSVKRMVTEDGRVSNALVEANQTAAHGLAWLATYAQSLRQMQAWAEALQADGKFGETEALIHQIAFGEYLWQIYGGIQMNQGEIVRLQDLGLGQEDQRDLMDPAIMALTQRGNTQAARTRLVELMQEQSANATVGASGLDEELEMIRDQFRRYAAEKVEPFAHEWHLKDELIPMEVIEELAEMGVFGLTIPEEYGGFGLSKASMCVVSEELSRGYIGVGSLGTRSEIAAELIIAGGTEEQKQKWLPRIASAETLPTAVFTEPNTGSDLGSLRTRAVKEGETYKITGNKTWITHASRTHVMTLLARTDPSTDNYKGLSMFLAEKTPGTDEDPFPTPGMTGGEIEVLGYRGMKEYELGFDGFEVKAENLLGGEEGKGFKQLMETFESARIQTAARAVGVAQSALDISMQYAQDRKQFGKALINFPRVSSKLAMMAVEIMVARQLTYFSAFEKDQGRRCDVEAGMAKLLGARVAWAAADNGLQIHGGNGFALEYKISRVLCDARILNIFEGAAEIQAQVIARRIMG